The Argentina anserina chromosome 3, drPotAnse1.1, whole genome shotgun sequence genome includes a region encoding these proteins:
- the LOC126785987 gene encoding beta-amyrin 28-monooxygenase-like, whose translation MATLFAILLFLIPIYILLKRRKRTSQRLPPGSLGLPLIGQSLGLLRAMRANTAEEWVKQRIRKYGPVSKLSLFGKPTVFIHGQAANKLVFTSDASTISSKQTESIRRILGERNIFELNAEDHKRVRNAIMLFLKPESLKQYVGKMDLEIRQHLEMHWDGKNQVTVLPLMKNLTFNITCSLLFGLEQGPRREEFVKHFQIMIEGMWAVPINLPFTRYNGSLKASKRVQNMIKELLRDKRAQLQQKTASPLEDLITCLLSIRNDDDEEALAELEMVHTIMVVMVAGHDTSSVLITFLLRALANEPAVYAAVLEEQEEIARSKLSGEFLTWGDLSKMKYTWRVAQETLRIIPPVFGGFRNALKDIEFAGFLIPKGWQIFWVTSMTHMDDSIFPEPSNFDPSRFERQASVPPYCYIPFGGGPRICPGYEFARIETLVAIHLMVTKFTWKLCADNHFSRDLVPVPSQGLPIEIMPRAQL comes from the exons ATGGCCACCCTTTTTGCTATACTCCTATTCCTTATTCCCATATACATTCTCctaaaaagaaggaaaagaacATCACAAAGGCTTCCACCAGGCTCATTAGGGTTGCCCCTAATAGGCCAGAGCCTTGGTCTTCTCCGAGCCATGCGTGCCAACACTGCGGAGGAATGGGTTAAACAAAGGATCAGAAAGTATGGTCCAGTTTCAAAGCTAAGTCTTTTTGGCAAGCCAACAGTCTTCATCCACGGTCAAGCTGCGAACAAGTTGGTATTCACCAGTGATGCGAGCACCATTTCCAGCAAACAAACCGAGTCTATCCGTAGGATTTTGGGGGAACGAAATATATTTGAGCTCAATGCCGAGGATCACAAGCGTGTTAGAAATGCTATTATGCTGTTCTTGAAGCCCGAGTCACTAAAGCAATATGTGGGGAAAATGGATTTAGAAATCAGGCAGCATCTTGAAATGCATTGGGATGGAAAAAACCAAGTAACT GTCTTGCCATTGATGAAGAACCTCACGTTTAATATAACTTGCTCGCTGCTTTTTGGACTTGAGCAAGGACCTCGTCGAGAAGAGTTTGTGAAGCATTTCCAAATAATGATAGAAGGAATGTGGGCGGTGCCAATCAACTTGCCTTTTACACGTTATAACGGCAGCCTCAAGGCAAGCAAGAGGGTTCAAAACATGATCAAGGAACTCCTACGGGATAAGAGGGCACAGCTTCAGCAAAAGACTGCTTCTCCTCTCGAAGACCTCATCACTTGCTTGCTTAGCATCcgaaatgatgatgatgaagaagcatTAGCAGAGTTGGAGATGGTCCACACTATCATGGTAGTCATGGTTGCAGGACATGATACTTCATCTGTTCTGATTACTTTTCTTTTGCGGGCTCTAGCTAATGAACCAGCTGTTTATGCAGCTGTTCTTGAAG AACAGGAAGAAATAGCTAGAAGCAAATTGTCAGGAGAGTTTCTAACGTGGGGAGACCTTTCGAAGATGAAATACACCTGGAGAGTAGCACAGGAAACTCTTAGGATCATTCCTCCTGTCTTTGGTGGCTTCAGGAATGCTCTCAAAGATATTGAGTTTGCTGGATTCCTCATTCCTAAAGGGTGGCAG ATATTCTGGGTTACCTCTATGACACACATGGATGACAGCATATTCCCAGAGCCATCAAACTTCGATCCAAGTAGGTTTGAGAGGCAAGCATCAGTACCACCTTACTGCTATATACCATTTGGAGGGGGCCCTCGGATTTGTCCAGGATATGAATTTGCCAGGATCGAAACCCTTGTTGCAATCCATCTTATGGTTACTAAATTTACATGGAAGCTGTGTGCAGACAATCATTTCAGCCGGGATCTAGTGCCAGTACCTAGTCAAGGACTTCCCATTGAAATCATGCCTAGAGCACAGTTGTAA
- the LOC126786314 gene encoding uncharacterized protein LOC126786314, translating to MVTPTQAVSKRPICPSCSKPVRLCLCNRIHNPEGLHNSVSVTILQHSFEKNHPLNSARIARLGLKNVRVVTVFDVHFDARFVIRLLDPDLDMGLDRKGLNGGGFGGGVESEIGGFESSSVINCNEECSFGNGVGDMSHGNQLGGVDCVGDCSVSSGDGFLVEQEHECSDVKGVLGLETCDKHLDGQSNVDESPTATDFESIEGGKVGRVGPVVMATIGKNGVISSFSHTWMPQTHHNNLQFDTILDIKEAREALAKGFVVQKLQKQLPRGNVEFEVEVPPGSVLLFPSKAAVSASDLEAMDIKVKNLIVLDGTWSKAKRMYVENPWLKLLPHLRLDLYKLSLYNEVRVQPKPGFLSTIESIVYALKAVGDSPEGLDNLLDVFESMVGDQRRCKEERLSNASPP from the coding sequence ATGGTGACCCCAACTCAGGCTGTTTCCAAAAGACCCATTTGCCCCTCGTGCTCCAAACCCGTCCGGCTCTGCCTCTGCAATCGGATCCACAACCCGGAGGGGCTCCACAACTCTGTAAGTGTGACTATTCTTCAACACAGCTTTGAGAAGAACCACCCTCTTAATTCAGCTAGGATTGCGAGGTTGGGGCTTAAGAATGTAAGAGTGGTTACTGTTTTTGATGTTCATTTTGATGCCCGGTTTGTTATTCGGTTGCTGGACCCGGATTTGGATATGGGTTTGGACCGGAAGGGTTTAAATGGTGGAGGTTTTGGTGGAGGTGTTGAGTCAGAAATTGGAGGGTTTGAGAGTAGTAGTGTGATCAATTGTAATGAGGAGTGTAGTTTTGGGAATGGTGTAGGTGATATGAGTCATGGAAACCAATTAGGAGGTGTGGATTGTGTGGGAGATTGTAGTGTATCGAGCGGTGATGGGTTTCTTGTGGAGCAAGAGCATGAATGCAGTGATGTAAAGGGTGTGTTGGGTTTGGAGACTTGTGATAAGCATTTGGATGGACAGTCCAATGTGGATGAGTCTCCAACTGCTACAGATTTTGAGTCGATTGAAGGTGGGAAAGTTGGTCGTGTTGGACCTGTTGTAATGGCTACAATTGGCAAGAATGGTGTCATTAGCTCTTTTAGTCATACTTGGATGCCACAAACCCATCACAATAATTTGCAATTTGATACGATTTTGGACATTAAAGAAGCGCGTGAGGCTTTGGCAAAGGGGTTTGTTGTACAAAAGTTGCAAAAGCAGCTACCGAGAGGAAATGTAGAGTTTGAAGTGGAAGTTCCTCCAGGATCTGTTCTCTTGTTCCCATCCAAAGCAGCAGTTAGTGCCAGTGACCTTGAAGCCATGGATATCAAGGTCAAGAATTTGATTGTTCTAGACGGAACATGGTCAAAGGCAAAGAGAATGTATGTGGAGAACCCCTGGCTTAAGCTACTGCCgcacttgaggttggatttgtaCAAGCTCAGCTTGTACAATGAAGTCAGAGTCCAGCCTAAACCTGGATTCCTTTCCACCATCGAGAGCATTGTATACGCGCTAAAGGCGGTAGGGGACAGTCCTGAAGGCCTAGACAATCTCTTGGATGTTTTCGAGTCCATGGTTGGCGACCAGAGAAGATGCAAAGAGGAGAGATTAAGCAATGCCTCGCCGCCCTAG